In one Fodinicola acaciae genomic region, the following are encoded:
- a CDS encoding glycosyltransferase family 2 protein, with translation MTSAAAERDGEAAAPLIEVVLPVRNRGPEFAEDVACLHAALAAAPGAFRLVIADAGSTDGSWLVARRLAAELPEVYAQQVPARGGPAAVRQVWEASDADVVADLRVPPYAGRRDVLPGLADLLSGRIDVSVGAGYLAVRTVIAQALLSDMSGRIRRFESALVAAAARHGLRIQRSSRWRPRYRWWRQRRWRH, from the coding sequence ATGACCAGTGCGGCGGCCGAGCGGGACGGGGAGGCGGCCGCTCCGCTGATCGAGGTCGTGCTGCCGGTACGCAACCGCGGACCCGAGTTCGCCGAGGACGTCGCCTGCCTGCACGCTGCGCTGGCGGCCGCGCCCGGCGCCTTCCGGCTGGTGATCGCCGACGCCGGCAGCACGGACGGGAGCTGGCTGGTGGCGCGGCGGCTGGCCGCCGAGCTGCCCGAGGTGTACGCGCAGCAGGTGCCGGCGCGAGGTGGCCCAGCGGCCGTCCGCCAGGTGTGGGAGGCCAGCGACGCCGACGTGGTCGCCGACCTGCGCGTCCCGCCGTACGCCGGTCGCCGCGATGTCCTGCCAGGGCTGGCCGATCTGCTGTCCGGCCGGATCGACGTCAGCGTCGGCGCCGGCTATCTGGCCGTACGCACGGTCATCGCACAGGCGCTGCTGTCCGACATGAGCGGCCGGATCCGCCGTTTCGAGTCGGCGCTGGTGGCCGCCGCGGCCCGCCACGGGCTGCGGATCCAGCGGTCGTCGCGCTGGCGGCCGCGCTATCGTTGGTGGCGCCAACGTAGGTGGCGCCACTGA
- a CDS encoding sensor histidine kinase: MSHRLTLRGRLALMSAGAVAIAIALAAIAGWLVTYVQLYQQFDGTLKQTAKSFSPVGDLRQFCLPQQAKLWSNTIRIQVVDARGFGICGQASYLPQIRASDLAIAGRETDQTYAFRDETLPNGSHLRVLTVQITNAPEAALMIAQPLDDIDSALRALAFLYAGIAALGILLAASSGLVIARASLAPVDRLTQAAEHIARTEDLSVKLPIEGDDEIARLGEAFNTMTGALAVSRERQRRLIEDAGHELRTPLTSLRTNVDLLLRSAATGRPLPEGEAPRMLTSIDAQLRELSDLVIDVLALARGDEAAVDGVKREVALHKVVERALGRARLRGPDHEITATTEPWYVVGNPASMERAVLNILDNAIKFSPPAGAIEVVLRNGKLTVRDHGPGISTEDATAVFERFWRSPTARALPGSGLGLAIVAQVMREIGGTVTLAAAAGGGAIATCVFPGSPSETSAEPVGPPVPQPH, translated from the coding sequence ATGAGTCATCGGCTCACCCTCCGCGGCCGGCTCGCGCTGATGTCCGCCGGCGCGGTCGCCATCGCCATCGCTCTGGCGGCCATCGCCGGCTGGCTCGTCACGTACGTCCAGCTCTACCAGCAGTTCGACGGCACGCTGAAGCAGACCGCCAAGTCGTTCAGCCCGGTCGGCGACCTGCGCCAGTTCTGCCTGCCACAGCAGGCCAAACTGTGGAGCAACACGATCCGCATCCAGGTCGTCGACGCGCGCGGCTTCGGGATCTGCGGACAGGCCTCCTACCTCCCGCAGATCCGGGCCAGCGACCTCGCGATCGCCGGACGCGAGACCGACCAGACGTACGCCTTCCGGGACGAGACGCTGCCCAACGGCTCGCACCTGCGCGTACTCACCGTGCAGATCACCAACGCTCCAGAGGCCGCGCTGATGATCGCGCAGCCGCTCGACGACATCGACAGTGCACTGCGCGCACTCGCGTTTCTCTACGCCGGCATCGCCGCGCTCGGTATCCTGCTGGCCGCCAGCAGCGGCCTGGTCATCGCGCGCGCCAGCCTCGCACCAGTCGACCGGCTGACACAGGCCGCCGAACACATCGCCCGTACCGAGGACCTGTCAGTCAAGCTGCCGATCGAAGGCGACGACGAGATCGCGCGGCTCGGCGAGGCGTTCAACACGATGACCGGTGCGCTCGCGGTGTCACGTGAGCGGCAGCGGCGGCTGATCGAGGACGCCGGACACGAGCTGCGTACGCCGCTGACCAGCCTGCGGACGAACGTCGACCTGCTGCTGCGCAGCGCCGCCACCGGCCGGCCGCTGCCGGAAGGTGAGGCGCCACGCATGCTGACCAGCATCGACGCCCAGCTGCGCGAGCTCTCCGACCTGGTCATCGACGTGCTCGCGCTGGCGCGCGGCGACGAGGCCGCGGTCGACGGAGTCAAACGCGAGGTGGCGCTGCACAAGGTCGTCGAGCGGGCGCTCGGGCGCGCCCGGCTGCGCGGGCCGGACCACGAGATCACCGCGACGACCGAGCCGTGGTACGTCGTCGGCAACCCGGCCAGCATGGAGCGCGCGGTGCTCAACATCCTGGACAACGCGATCAAGTTCAGTCCGCCGGCCGGCGCGATCGAAGTCGTGCTGCGCAACGGAAAACTGACCGTACGCGACCATGGCCCCGGCATCTCGACGGAGGACGCGACCGCGGTCTTCGAGCGGTTCTGGCGGTCGCCGACGGCCAGGGCGCTTCCCGGCTCAGGTCTCGGCCTGGCGATCGTCGCCCAGGTGATGCGCGAGATCGGCGGCACCGTCACGCTGGCCGCCGCTGCCGGTGGTGGCGCCATCGCCACCTGCGTTTTCCCCGGCAGTCCGAGCGAGACCAGCGCCGAACCGGTCGGTCCCCCGGTCCCCCAGCCGCACTGA
- a CDS encoding YciI family protein: MEFLCYHRDRVDSLALREELNGKHWSYMDGFADELIARGPTFDGDTLLGSVHIVDLLDAAAARAFAFEEPCYQAGAYRDVLIRRWRNALGRTMWDFPGDRTAGNRYFVLGLGAGPGVDLEPPGDKDDLIAYGPLLSDDGTAWLGTAALVRKANRDAARAVLTVDRYADVEVYDWDFGGRR, encoded by the coding sequence ATGGAGTTTCTCTGCTATCACCGCGATCGAGTGGACTCGCTCGCTTTGCGGGAGGAGCTGAACGGGAAGCACTGGTCCTATATGGACGGTTTCGCCGACGAGCTGATCGCACGTGGACCGACCTTCGACGGTGACACCCTGCTCGGCAGCGTGCACATCGTCGACCTGTTGGACGCGGCCGCCGCGCGGGCGTTCGCCTTCGAGGAGCCCTGCTATCAGGCCGGTGCCTACCGGGACGTGTTGATCCGTCGCTGGCGCAACGCGCTCGGCCGCACGATGTGGGACTTTCCGGGGGACCGTACGGCCGGCAACCGCTATTTCGTCCTCGGCCTCGGCGCCGGTCCGGGCGTCGACCTCGAGCCGCCGGGGGACAAGGACGACCTGATCGCATACGGTCCACTGCTGTCCGACGACGGCACCGCCTGGCTCGGCACGGCAGCCTTGGTACGCAAGGCAAACCGCGACGCCGCACGCGCCGTGCTGACCGTCGACCGGTATGCCGATGTCGAGGTCTACGACTGGGATTTCGGCGGCCGGCGCTAG
- a CDS encoding bifunctional DNA primase/polymerase, whose amino-acid sequence MLFRSRLRSAALRYARGGWAVLPESVVDLSQASVDPDQVAAWWPRARSQEAVCLPTGRSFDVLDVSTVLGAHAVRIMECRSGPHPAAIRTPDRWLFFTAPATGSEPIWDTRLDILHRGPGGMVKAPPSPGAGHWVWHWELRHHCLPALATVLEALTVAHQLSSEQVFQEAY is encoded by the coding sequence ATGTTGTTCCGTTCCCGGTTGCGGTCGGCCGCGTTGCGATACGCGCGCGGCGGCTGGGCCGTGCTGCCGGAGTCGGTGGTCGACCTGTCGCAGGCCAGCGTCGACCCGGACCAGGTCGCGGCCTGGTGGCCGCGGGCCAGGTCGCAGGAGGCGGTCTGCCTGCCGACTGGCCGCAGCTTCGACGTGCTCGACGTGTCGACCGTGCTCGGGGCGCACGCCGTACGGATCATGGAATGCCGCTCCGGTCCGCATCCGGCGGCCATCCGTACGCCGGACCGCTGGCTGTTCTTCACCGCGCCGGCCACCGGATCCGAGCCGATCTGGGACACCCGGCTGGACATCCTGCACCGCGGTCCCGGCGGCATGGTCAAGGCACCGCCGTCGCCAGGTGCCGGCCACTGGGTGTGGCACTGGGAGCTGCGCCACCACTGCCTGCCGGCCCTTGCCACCGTGCTGGAGGCGCTGACCGTCGCGCACCAGCTCAGCTCGGAGCAGGTTTTCCAAGAGGCTTACTGA
- a CDS encoding response regulator transcription factor yields the protein MQPNAEPSAPRHVLVVDDEPAVRDSLARSLTFEGYQVSLAADGIEAMERIAADHPDVVVLDVLMPRRDGLTTCRRLRADGDMVPVLMLTARDTVGDRVTGLDVGADDYLVKPFDLEELLARLRALLRRSALATAEAPAEAAGGETGATLSFDDLAMNTTTREVWRGDQRIELTRTEYALLELFLSHPRQVLTRAQILKAVWGFDFEPASNSLDVYMMYLRRKTEPPGSPRLLHTVRGVGYVLRQPG from the coding sequence ATGCAACCGAACGCCGAGCCGAGCGCGCCGCGGCACGTCCTCGTCGTCGACGACGAGCCGGCCGTACGGGACTCGCTGGCCCGCAGCCTCACCTTCGAGGGTTACCAGGTCAGCCTGGCCGCCGACGGCATCGAGGCGATGGAACGGATCGCCGCCGACCATCCCGACGTCGTCGTCCTGGACGTACTCATGCCGCGTCGCGACGGCCTCACCACCTGCCGCCGGCTGCGCGCCGACGGCGACATGGTGCCGGTGCTGATGCTCACCGCGCGCGACACCGTCGGCGACCGCGTCACCGGTCTGGACGTCGGCGCCGACGACTACCTGGTCAAGCCGTTTGACCTGGAGGAGCTGCTGGCGCGGCTGCGTGCGCTGTTACGCCGCAGCGCGCTCGCCACCGCCGAGGCCCCGGCGGAGGCGGCCGGCGGGGAGACTGGCGCCACGCTGTCCTTCGACGACCTGGCGATGAACACCACCACGCGCGAGGTCTGGCGCGGCGACCAGCGGATCGAGCTGACCCGCACCGAGTACGCGCTGCTCGAGCTGTTCCTGTCGCATCCGCGGCAGGTCCTCACCCGTGCGCAGATCCTGAAGGCGGTGTGGGGGTTCGACTTCGAGCCGGCCTCGAACTCGCTGGACGTCTACATGATGTATCTGCGCCGCAAGACCGAGCCGCCGGGCTCACCGCGGTTACTGCACACCGTACGCGGCGTCGGATACGTGCTGCGGCAACCGGGGTGA
- a CDS encoding class I SAM-dependent methyltransferase, translating into MWDETLYAGSASHYVSGRMPYPPQIATVLAETLRLDGTGRLLDMGCGPGSLTVLLAPLFAETVGVDPDAGMLAEARRRDDRISWRQSTAERVPVQWGPFRLVTFAQSFHWMDQPAVATRVRPMLAPGGAWVHVGATTHRGMDGADPLPHPRPPHDAIDDLVAKFLGPGRPAGTGKPGGEKDVMRAAGYTHLRRLEVASQVMTRTEDQVVAAVFSLSYATPHLFGQRADDFERRLRALLRAVSPDRLFSEHRREIALDIWVP; encoded by the coding sequence GTGTGGGACGAGACGCTTTATGCGGGAAGTGCCAGCCATTACGTCAGCGGACGGATGCCCTATCCGCCGCAAATCGCCACCGTTCTCGCCGAAACGCTCCGGCTCGACGGCACCGGCCGGCTGCTCGACATGGGGTGTGGTCCGGGTTCACTGACCGTCCTGCTCGCCCCGCTGTTCGCCGAGACGGTCGGTGTCGATCCGGATGCCGGCATGCTCGCCGAAGCGCGTCGACGCGACGACCGGATCAGCTGGCGGCAGTCGACCGCTGAGCGGGTGCCGGTGCAGTGGGGGCCGTTCCGGCTGGTCACCTTCGCGCAGTCGTTCCACTGGATGGACCAGCCGGCGGTGGCGACGCGCGTACGGCCGATGCTCGCGCCGGGCGGCGCCTGGGTCCACGTCGGCGCGACCACGCACCGCGGCATGGACGGCGCCGATCCGTTGCCACATCCGCGGCCGCCGCACGACGCGATCGACGACCTCGTCGCCAAGTTCCTCGGCCCGGGCAGGCCTGCCGGCACGGGCAAGCCCGGTGGCGAGAAAGACGTGATGCGCGCCGCCGGCTACACACACCTGCGGCGGCTGGAGGTCGCCAGCCAGGTGATGACGCGTACCGAGGACCAGGTGGTGGCCGCTGTGTTCTCGCTGTCGTACGCGACGCCGCACCTGTTCGGTCAGCGCGCCGACGACTTCGAACGGCGGCTGCGCGCGCTGCTCCGTGCGGTCTCACCCGACCGGCTTTTCAGCGAGCACAGGCGAGAAATCGCGCTGGACATCTGGGTGCCCTGA
- a CDS encoding aldo/keto reductase — translation MRYRKLGSTGLDVSAICLGTMSFGGATGRTHVWGYDEEASRPFIKAALEAGVNFFDTANIYSYGRSEEIVGRALNDFANRDEIVLATKVHGQMRPGPNGGGLSRKAILTEIDHSLRRLGTDYVDLYQIHRWDYKTPIEETLEALHDVVKAGKARYVGASSMYAWQFSKALYLAEKHGWTRFVTMQNHYNLIYREEEREMIPLCADQGIGVIPWSPLARGRLTRDWDTSTARSETDGFGKVLYVDEDRTVVERVAEVAKARGVSRAQVALAWLSSKKQVSAPIVGVTKLQHLQDAVASVDLELTAEEIARLEEPYQPHATAGFV, via the coding sequence ATGAGGTATCGCAAGCTCGGCTCGACCGGCCTGGACGTCTCGGCGATCTGCCTGGGAACGATGAGCTTCGGCGGCGCGACCGGCCGTACGCACGTGTGGGGCTACGACGAGGAGGCCAGCCGGCCGTTCATCAAGGCCGCGCTGGAGGCCGGCGTCAACTTCTTCGACACGGCCAACATCTACTCGTACGGACGCAGCGAGGAGATCGTCGGCCGCGCGCTCAACGACTTCGCCAACCGCGACGAGATCGTGCTCGCCACCAAGGTGCACGGCCAGATGCGGCCGGGACCCAACGGCGGTGGGCTGTCCCGCAAGGCGATCCTCACCGAGATCGACCACAGCCTGCGCCGGCTCGGCACCGACTACGTCGACCTCTACCAGATCCATCGGTGGGACTACAAAACACCTATCGAGGAGACCCTCGAGGCACTGCATGACGTGGTCAAGGCCGGGAAAGCACGCTATGTCGGCGCCTCTTCCATGTATGCCTGGCAGTTTTCGAAAGCTCTTTACCTGGCCGAAAAACACGGCTGGACGCGGTTTGTCACCATGCAGAACCACTACAACCTGATCTATCGCGAGGAAGAGCGCGAGATGATCCCGCTGTGCGCCGACCAGGGCATCGGCGTCATCCCGTGGAGTCCGCTCGCGCGCGGCCGGCTGACCCGTGACTGGGACACCTCGACTGCCCGCAGCGAGACCGACGGCTTCGGCAAAGTCCTGTATGTGGACGAGGACCGTACGGTCGTGGAGCGTGTCGCGGAGGTGGCCAAGGCACGTGGCGTGTCCCGGGCACAGGTCGCTTTGGCTTGGCTGTCAAGCAAAAAGCAGGTGTCCGCGCCGATCGTCGGGGTGACCAAGCTCCAGCATCTCCAGGACGCCGTCGCGTCGGTCGACCTTGAGCTGACCGCCGAGGAAATCGCGCGGCTGGAGGAGCCCTACCAGCCACACGCGACGGCCGGTTTCGTCTAA
- a CDS encoding methyltransferase domain-containing protein, with protein MVNDTVTGNPQLDERTAAMLAALDAAETRPEAVALRQRSYELLRLSPGSVVADIGCGTGRAVAELAAAGHAAAGVDVDARMLAIARRRHPRLGFVEASAEKLPYADGEIDGYRMDKVMHQLAQPSVTAAEARRVLRTGGRIVLVGQDWDTIGVAADDLPLTRAIVRGMADSMPSPAVARDFRGLLVDNGFTDVRVDAVPLVFTDLTVIGSALRMAAAASGEAGWLAEQEARAESGRLTVCVVMYVAAATAA; from the coding sequence ATGGTCAACGACACCGTCACAGGAAACCCTCAGCTCGACGAGCGTACGGCCGCGATGCTGGCCGCGCTCGACGCGGCGGAAACCCGGCCGGAGGCCGTCGCGTTGCGCCAGCGGTCGTACGAACTGCTCCGTCTCTCGCCCGGGTCCGTGGTCGCGGATATCGGCTGCGGCACAGGTCGTGCGGTCGCCGAGCTGGCGGCGGCTGGGCACGCCGCGGCAGGCGTCGATGTCGACGCACGGATGCTGGCGATCGCTCGACGGCGCCATCCGCGACTTGGGTTCGTCGAGGCCAGCGCGGAGAAACTCCCGTACGCCGACGGGGAAATCGACGGCTATCGGATGGACAAGGTGATGCACCAGCTCGCACAGCCGTCCGTCACGGCCGCTGAGGCCCGGCGCGTGCTGCGGACCGGCGGTCGCATCGTGCTGGTCGGTCAGGACTGGGACACGATCGGTGTCGCGGCCGACGATCTGCCGCTGACGCGCGCGATCGTACGCGGCATGGCGGACAGCATGCCGAGCCCCGCGGTCGCTCGCGACTTCCGCGGTTTGTTGGTGGACAACGGATTCACCGACGTACGCGTGGACGCCGTGCCGTTGGTCTTCACGGACCTGACGGTCATCGGATCGGCGCTGCGGATGGCCGCGGCGGCCAGCGGCGAGGCCGGCTGGCTCGCCGAGCAGGAAGCGCGCGCCGAGTCGGGCCGGCTGACGGTGTGCGTGGTGATGTACGTGGCGGCAGCCACGGCCGCTTAG
- a CDS encoding MFS transporter, with amino-acid sequence MSDDYPPGQDPRRWRALAVTLLAGFMGLLDVSIVNVAFPSMQHALNASLSDVQWVVSGYALTFGLALVAGGRLGDGWGRKRMFLIALAAFILTSVLAGAATTALWLVMGRLLQGFAAGLLTPQNSGLIQELFRGAERGRAFGLFGATVGISTAVGPVLGGLILAVFGAEHGWRWVFYVNVPIGAVALLLAMRLLPGRQRKSASADIDVVGALLLGLAVVGVLFPLVQSENHGLAKYWWMFPIAAVLGFAFIRWEARVVRRGRAPLLDVRLFTQTPGYSAGAAIGAVYFCGFAGIWLVMALFFQDGLHYTPLESGLAVTPFAIGSAVAAVVAGRAVARWGRKVTVAGLVLVVLGLASVAVIVLLVPPSSAGFGVAFPLLVAGVGGGAVISPNTTLTLECVPTRMAGVAGGALQTGQRVGTAIGTAVLAAAYRAGVGEGNAYERGASAAMFGAVAVVLVALGIALWELWSRHSRISAGTATTTETAAATDVHRS; translated from the coding sequence ATGAGCGACGACTATCCACCGGGTCAGGATCCGCGTCGCTGGCGCGCCCTGGCGGTGACGCTGCTGGCCGGCTTCATGGGCCTGCTGGACGTGAGCATCGTCAACGTCGCGTTTCCGTCGATGCAGCACGCCCTCAACGCTTCGCTCAGCGATGTGCAGTGGGTGGTGTCCGGATACGCGTTGACCTTCGGCCTCGCGCTGGTGGCCGGCGGCCGGCTCGGCGACGGGTGGGGACGTAAGCGGATGTTCCTGATCGCACTCGCCGCCTTCATTCTGACGAGCGTTTTGGCCGGTGCGGCCACGACAGCTCTGTGGCTGGTGATGGGCCGGCTGCTGCAGGGGTTTGCCGCCGGCCTGCTCACGCCGCAGAACTCCGGCCTGATCCAGGAGCTGTTCCGTGGCGCGGAAAGAGGACGCGCGTTTGGCCTTTTCGGCGCGACAGTGGGGATCTCGACCGCGGTCGGTCCGGTGCTCGGCGGCCTGATCCTGGCCGTGTTCGGCGCGGAGCACGGTTGGCGCTGGGTTTTCTACGTGAACGTACCGATCGGCGCGGTCGCCCTGCTGCTGGCGATGCGCCTGCTGCCGGGCAGGCAACGCAAATCGGCGTCGGCGGACATCGATGTCGTCGGTGCGCTGCTGCTCGGGTTGGCCGTCGTCGGCGTACTGTTTCCGCTGGTGCAGTCGGAAAATCACGGACTGGCGAAATACTGGTGGATGTTTCCGATCGCCGCGGTGCTCGGTTTTGCCTTCATCCGGTGGGAAGCGAGGGTCGTACGGCGCGGTCGCGCGCCGCTGCTGGACGTACGCCTTTTCACCCAGACGCCGGGATATTCGGCCGGCGCCGCCATCGGTGCGGTGTATTTCTGTGGCTTCGCCGGCATCTGGCTGGTGATGGCGCTGTTCTTCCAGGACGGCCTGCATTACACGCCACTTGAGTCCGGCTTGGCGGTGACCCCGTTCGCGATCGGCTCGGCGGTCGCCGCGGTCGTGGCCGGCCGAGCGGTGGCGCGCTGGGGCCGGAAGGTGACGGTCGCCGGCCTGGTTCTTGTCGTGCTCGGATTGGCGTCCGTAGCCGTGATCGTCCTGCTGGTGCCGCCGTCATCGGCCGGCTTCGGGGTGGCGTTTCCGCTGCTCGTCGCCGGTGTCGGCGGTGGTGCGGTGATCTCGCCGAACACCACGCTCACGCTGGAATGCGTACCCACGCGGATGGCCGGCGTCGCCGGCGGCGCGTTGCAGACCGGCCAGCGGGTCGGCACGGCCATCGGCACAGCGGTGCTCGCGGCGGCCTATCGCGCCGGTGTCGGCGAAGGAAACGCATACGAACGCGGTGCCTCCGCCGCCATGTTCGGCGCGGTCGCCGTCGTGCTGGTCGCGCTGGGGATCGCGTTGTGGGAACTGTGGTCGCGACACTCGCGTATCAGTGCCGGCACGGCGACCACGACCGAAACCGCAGCCGCCACCGACGTACACCGGAGCTAG
- a CDS encoding SDR family NAD(P)-dependent oxidoreductase — MTRIWLITGATSGFGRSLAEAAVAAGDIVVGAARKPERLEEFASAHPRQVFPVRLDVTDADAGRALVDEVVARHGRIDVLVNNAGRTQVGALEETTDQELRALFDLHFFGPAALTRAALPHMRRQGGGAVVQMSSVGGQITGPGFGAYCATKFALEALTQTLSQEVDFGVRFLIVEPGAFRTSLFDPSAAYLSAPMPEYAATVGPTRDYVTGGDGSQAGDPAKAVRAIIQALDAPKTPLRLALGGDAVDSLRQQHALLAADLDEWESVSRDTAFDS; from the coding sequence ATGACACGGATTTGGTTGATAACCGGCGCCACCTCGGGTTTTGGACGCTCGCTCGCCGAGGCGGCGGTGGCGGCCGGTGACATCGTCGTCGGAGCCGCGCGGAAGCCTGAGCGACTGGAGGAGTTCGCGAGCGCGCATCCGCGACAGGTGTTCCCGGTGCGCCTGGACGTGACCGACGCCGACGCCGGTCGCGCGCTGGTCGACGAGGTGGTGGCGCGGCACGGCCGCATCGACGTACTTGTCAACAACGCCGGCCGTACGCAGGTCGGTGCGCTGGAGGAGACGACCGACCAGGAGCTGCGTGCGCTTTTCGACCTGCATTTCTTCGGTCCTGCCGCGCTCACGCGTGCCGCGCTGCCGCACATGCGCCGGCAGGGTGGTGGTGCGGTCGTGCAGATGTCCAGCGTCGGCGGTCAGATCACCGGTCCCGGTTTCGGCGCGTACTGTGCCACGAAGTTCGCGCTGGAGGCGCTGACGCAGACGCTCAGCCAGGAGGTCGACTTCGGCGTACGGTTTCTGATCGTCGAGCCGGGAGCCTTCCGCACGAGCCTTTTCGACCCGTCGGCCGCGTACCTGTCCGCGCCGATGCCCGAGTACGCGGCGACCGTCGGCCCGACGCGCGACTATGTCACCGGTGGCGACGGCTCGCAGGCTGGCGACCCGGCGAAGGCCGTACGCGCGATCATCCAGGCCCTCGACGCGCCGAAGACGCCGTTGCGGCTGGCGCTCGGCGGCGACGCCGTCGACAGCCTGCGCCAGCAGCATGCCCTGCTGGCCGCCGACCTGGACGAATGGGAATCCGTTTCGCGGGACACCGCCTTCGACAGCTGA
- a CDS encoding MFS transporter, protein MTERRYGPVLVVLLSAWFMAQFDFFVVNVAAPSFQRQLHATPAALELIVGGYAFTYAAGMITGGRLGDLYGHRRLFLIGMAAFAVASLLCGLAADPLQLVIARLAQGLTGALMVPQVLAIITAGFPAERRGWAIGWYGTAGGVGSIAGQVLGGFLLDANVAGLGWRAIFLLNVPIGIVAMALAARLLPRVEPPARVRLDLLGSAGLALALGLVLVPLALGREEGWPVWTWLATAAALPVGLATLWWQRSLHDRGGQPVLELALFRVRSFVAGVGSSGAFMVYFGSFMFTLTLLLQGGLGLTAFQAGLAFAPMGVTFSVASVLGARIPGRVAIVTGGLTILCGLTILLLGPRNGLAWVVIAVSIVGLGNGLTLPRLIGASLVDVRPAQAGVGSGMLTTTQQFASAAGVAVIGTVFFTVQSESGYQVAMGYAAALQMALILAVVVVQGTQMSSAISRLCSLKSRSGETARSSARSRRSKSSAR, encoded by the coding sequence ATGACTGAGCGGCGGTACGGACCGGTGTTGGTGGTGTTGCTCTCCGCCTGGTTCATGGCACAGTTCGACTTCTTCGTTGTGAACGTGGCGGCGCCGTCGTTCCAGCGCCAGCTGCACGCCACGCCGGCCGCGCTGGAGCTGATCGTCGGCGGCTACGCGTTCACGTACGCGGCCGGCATGATCACCGGCGGCAGGCTCGGCGATCTGTACGGTCATCGGCGGCTTTTCCTGATCGGGATGGCGGCTTTCGCCGTCGCGTCGCTGTTGTGCGGCTTGGCCGCCGATCCGTTGCAACTCGTGATCGCGAGGCTCGCGCAAGGGCTGACCGGTGCGCTGATGGTGCCGCAGGTGCTGGCGATCATCACCGCCGGATTCCCGGCCGAGCGCCGCGGTTGGGCCATCGGCTGGTACGGCACGGCCGGCGGTGTGGGCTCGATCGCCGGGCAGGTGCTTGGTGGATTTCTGCTCGACGCCAACGTGGCGGGCCTGGGCTGGCGGGCGATTTTCCTGCTGAACGTGCCGATCGGCATTGTCGCGATGGCTCTGGCGGCGAGGCTGCTGCCACGGGTGGAACCGCCGGCGCGCGTACGGCTCGACCTGCTCGGCTCGGCGGGTTTGGCTCTGGCGCTCGGACTCGTGCTCGTACCGTTGGCGCTCGGCCGCGAGGAAGGCTGGCCGGTGTGGACCTGGCTGGCGACGGCGGCGGCACTGCCGGTCGGTCTGGCAACCCTTTGGTGGCAACGATCCTTGCACGATCGCGGCGGCCAGCCGGTGCTGGAGCTGGCGTTGTTTCGCGTCAGGTCGTTCGTCGCCGGCGTCGGCAGCAGCGGCGCCTTCATGGTCTATTTCGGCAGTTTCATGTTCACGTTGACGCTGCTGTTGCAAGGTGGACTCGGGCTGACCGCCTTCCAGGCCGGGCTGGCGTTCGCGCCGATGGGAGTGACGTTCTCTGTCGCGTCGGTGCTCGGCGCGCGGATCCCCGGCCGCGTCGCCATCGTGACCGGCGGCCTGACCATCCTTTGTGGACTGACGATTTTGCTGCTGGGACCGCGAAACGGCTTGGCCTGGGTCGTCATCGCGGTGTCGATCGTCGGCCTGGGAAACGGTCTGACGTTGCCGAGGCTGATCGGCGCGTCGCTGGTGGACGTACGGCCGGCGCAGGCCGGTGTCGGCTCCGGCATGCTGACGACGACACAGCAGTTCGCGAGCGCCGCGGGTGTGGCCGTCATCGGTACGGTTTTCTTCACCGTACAAAGCGAATCGGGCTATCAGGTGGCGATGGGATACGCGGCCGCGCTGCAAATGGCGCTGATCCTCGCGGTCGTCGTCGTTCAGGGCACCCAGATGTCCAGCGCGATTTCTCGCCTGTGCTCGCTGAAAAGCCGGTCGGGTGAGACCGCACGGAGCAGCGCGCGCAGCCGCCGTTCGAAGTCGTCGGCGCGCTGA